Within Natator depressus isolate rNatDep1 chromosome 6, rNatDep2.hap1, whole genome shotgun sequence, the genomic segment ctccatgaacttatctagtacttttttgaacgctgttatacttttggccatcacaacatcacatggcaatgagttccataggttaactgtgcactgtgtaaagaagtacttcctcttctatgtattaaacctgctgcctattaatttcattgggtgaccactgctttttgtattgtattgtatttcaCCATTCCCTTTTTCcacgccattcatgattttatagagctctatcatattccccccttcgtcatctcttttctaaactgaacagccctaatctttttagtctctgtatatggaagccattccatacccttgatgAGCTTTGTTGCTCGTCTTTGAACCTCTTCCAGTTCCgctataccaggggtgggcaaactttttggcccgagggccacatcggggaatagaaattgtatggcaggccatgaatgctcacaaaattggggttgcagtgtgggagggggtgcaggccctggggtgcaggctctggggtgaggatGGGGATGAGGAGTCAGGTGCAGGagtgtgctctgggctgggattgaggggtttggagagcgggagggggatcagggctggggcagggtgttagGGTATGGGGAGAGCAAGGGATGCAGGCTCCgagcggcacttacctcaagcggctccttgGAAGCTGTGGCAAGTCCCTTCTccgctcctatgcggaggcgcagccaggcagctctgcacactgccccatccgcaggcaccgctctgcagctcccattggagcgtgtaggagccggagcggggccatgccacGGCTTCCAGAAGCTGCGTGGTGCAGCCCTGACCCAGCACCCTAGCAggagcactggagcagggggCCACTTAAAATGGCTCGCGGGCCGCATCTGGCTTGCAgcccgtagtttgctcacctctgcgcTATAccctttttgaaatggggcaagcAGAATTGGTCACAGTTCAGTGGGTTTGCACCCATGGATTTTTGTAGTAggattgtgatattttctgttttactttctatccctttcttaatggttcctaaacATTAGCCAGATTGTGCtcagaatttttttattatttcagtggAAACGTTGTTGCTTAGGTTTAAAAGTCACGCTCAAGGCTGGCCCAAAATTAAGGGATTGTATAAATGGGCTTTAGCAAGACAGGAACGATCACAGACAATTTGGATTGAAAAAAATCCCGCTGGAAACGGCTTTCCTTGCCCTTGCCGTGTTTCCGACCCAAACGTTATTGTGGCCTTGGGCAGGTGAGAGGGAGCCGGGCTGCACTTGCAGGTGTccccaagggagggagggaggaggcgggCAGCAGCGAACGGGAGTGTGACGCCTAATCCCCGGGGGGCGTGAATCAAgggccccggggtagcaggcgggGCTGCAGGTGCAGGATCAGGAAGCGACAGCGCTCCGGAAAGCCAGgtcgcagcagcagcaggaggaggagcccCCTGCACAGGAGGAAGGTGAGCGACAGATCAGAGTGCGAGGGGCTCCGGGACCGGGACCCCGGGCAGGGCGGTGGGTGTCTGAGACAGGGACGTGGCTCTGGCAGGACACGTCCCCTTTAAGCTGTTACCACGGCGCAGCGCCTGTGTGGGCGGAGCCGAGCGCTGGGGCGGGTGAGGAAGTGAGCGCGGCGGCTCCTGCCAGGTCCCTGGCTCCAGCCTCCGCCTGTGCGACCCTGCGCCCCACGGTGTGTCCCCGCTGCGCTGCAGCGCACAGGGGCGCACTCGGTCCCAGCAGCGCAGGGGGGCTGCCCCTCTCCGCGCAGGGATCCCGCGCCGCCTGGCTGACCccagcttctctgcttccccccccTCTGCACCTCTGTCATGAACAGGACGCAGCTAAAGCGCTCTGGGATCCTCAGGATGGCTCTGAGCGGCTCCTCTgactccctgctgcagcaggaggagggtggcggcagcagcagcagggagaccCCCTTCCTGTTGAAGGCTGTCCAGATCGCCTTGGTAGTCTCTCTCTACTGGTTCATCTCCATCACCATGGTCTTCCTCAATAAGTACCTCCTGGACAGCCCCTCGCTGCGCCTCGACACCCCGCTCTTTGTCACCTTCTATCAGTGTGCTGTCACCGTCTTCTTCTGCAAGGCCCTCAGCCTGCTGGCCTCCTGCTGCCCACTGGGCTACCTGGACTTCCCCTCCATCCGCATGGACCTCAAGGTGTCCCGCAGCATCCTCCCCCTCTCTGTGGTCTTCATCAGCATGATCACCTTCAACAACCTGTGCCTCAAATATGTTGGTGTGGCCTTCTACAACGTGGGGCGCTCGCTCACCACTGTCTTCAATGTCCTGCTCTCTTATCTGCTCCTCAAGCAAACCACCTCTCTGTATGCCCTGATAACCTGTGGGGTCATTATAGGTGAGTAGAGCCTGTTGAGTCTGGCTATACCTGTGTGTCCAGTTTGATGTCTTGCAACAGCTCAAAAGTGGATGAACTTCAAAGGTGACCTTCAAGGAAAAAATAGTTGAGCTTATacctttcctccttcccctttccgcccctctgccccccaattTATGGAGAAACAGAGCCTGGGAGGTTTTTGGAgacgtttgttttgttttttgtttgtcttgtaAAGTATGcccccttttttttaactttagaaATTTGGTTTCTCTGTAGGCTGGAAGACTCTCTAGTGACTGGAAAAGCAGAGAAATAATGACAGCCCTAGAGCCAAGAGAGTGAAAGTTGAGCAACTGATAGAAGTTTTAGTTAGACTGGTTTACTTCTTAGGGAGTTTTCAGTTcttaagcattaaaaaaaaaacctcaaacaaaACCAGTGAAGACAAGATTTGACATTCCTGAGATTGTAaagattataaaaacaaaacaaacaaacaaaaacccaaagagGAGAACCTTAACCTTGGTGCTGCACTCGGGTCATCTTCCTCCATATAAGGTGGTGGGGAGAAAGAGTCACAGACCCATTTAAAAGCAACTAGCAATGGATTTTTTTAAGGGAGCTGTGTGTAGTGTTTGGATCTCTGGTGTCTCTAATTCCCTTTCAGTATGTCATTAATTCTGTATGGTTGCAGGTGGGTTCTGGCTGGGAATAGACCAAGAGGGAGCAGAGGGCACTCTGTCATGGGTCGGCATAATCTTTGGGATCCTGGCAAGTCTCTGTGTCTCACTCAATGCCATCTACACCAAAAAAGTGTTGCCTGCCGTGGATGGCAGCATCTGGCGCCTGACCTTCTACAACAATATGAACGCTTGTGTTCTATTCTTGCCCCTCATGCTGCTGCTCGGTGAGTTCCACACCCTCTACCATTTTGACAAGCTGGGGAACCCTGGTTTCTGGGGCATGATGACCCTGGGAGGAGTGCTCGGCTTTGCAATCGGTTACGTGACGGGACTCCAGATCAAGTTCACCAGCCCACTCACCCACAATGTGTCTGGGACGGCCAAGGCCTGTGCCCAG encodes:
- the SLC35C1 gene encoding GDP-fucose transporter 1 isoform X1, producing the protein MNRTQLKRSGILRMALSGSSDSLLQQEEGGGSSSRETPFLLKAVQIALVVSLYWFISITMVFLNKYLLDSPSLRLDTPLFVTFYQCAVTVFFCKALSLLASCCPLGYLDFPSIRMDLKVSRSILPLSVVFISMITFNNLCLKYVGVAFYNVGRSLTTVFNVLLSYLLLKQTTSLYALITCGVIIGGFWLGIDQEGAEGTLSWVGIIFGILASLCVSLNAIYTKKVLPAVDGSIWRLTFYNNMNACVLFLPLMLLLGEFHTLYHFDKLGNPGFWGMMTLGGVLGFAIGYVTGLQIKFTSPLTHNVSGTAKACAQTVLAVCYYEETKSFLWWTSNMMVLGGSFAYTWVKGLEMKKAQEESTPKTGEKNGTGV
- the SLC35C1 gene encoding GDP-fucose transporter 1 isoform X2, giving the protein MALSGSSDSLLQQEEGGGSSSRETPFLLKAVQIALVVSLYWFISITMVFLNKYLLDSPSLRLDTPLFVTFYQCAVTVFFCKALSLLASCCPLGYLDFPSIRMDLKVSRSILPLSVVFISMITFNNLCLKYVGVAFYNVGRSLTTVFNVLLSYLLLKQTTSLYALITCGVIIGGFWLGIDQEGAEGTLSWVGIIFGILASLCVSLNAIYTKKVLPAVDGSIWRLTFYNNMNACVLFLPLMLLLGEFHTLYHFDKLGNPGFWGMMTLGGVLGFAIGYVTGLQIKFTSPLTHNVSGTAKACAQTVLAVCYYEETKSFLWWTSNMMVLGGSFAYTWVKGLEMKKAQEESTPKTGEKNGTGV